The nucleotide sequence TTTAATGGAAATAACCTCATTTGCAACTCTTGAATTCCACCAGCCTGATTAATTACAAATGAAAGCAATGCAATGCTAGTTAGAACTTCTCCTGATAGAACTGCACCCATATATCACACTAATTAGATATTCCTCTGATAATCATAGTCAGAATATTATTTTCAAAGtaattttcatttctaacttCAAATTAAAGATGCCTTACATAGTGGTGTAGATCTAAGATTTTAGAGGATTATCCTTTCAACATAACCTAGTTTCATCTCAAGCACCATGCACAGTCTGGTTCTGACAATTTCCTTATATAAACTCCTCAGAGCAAAACATTCTCTGAGAGTCGTGAGCTAATTTTGGTGGACAGTTAAGGATTTGTAAGTTTGTGTAATGATGACAGTTTTTCTGTCTCTTCATTGCTGACAGTTTTATTATAAATTATAAGAATCATTTGCAATTGTTTTTTAAGATAGATTAATAGCAATTTAACATAAAAGTTGGACAGACCAAGAATGACAGTAACATAGTTACTGAGATGAAACAAAGTCTATCTAGTTTGGTAGAATCACCAATTGTTAAAAAATCATCAGAATGTTGGTAACGTATGGTGGATGCTCgttaagaatttttttaatcttttgtttaACAAAAGCCCTGATAAGTTAGAAAACAAATAGCTGTTATTTAATGAATGAATTTTCCAATCTATGCTGGTAACTCTGCATCTAAACATTTGTAATGACATATGAAATCTAATTAACACTATAAAGATGTAATATCAAATTAGAAAACTCAGTTATCTGTGAATGTGAAAATCTGTTTTGGCATTAAAAGGAATATCATAAGAGGCAACCCAGATAAATGGGTGAAATTGAGTAACTATAGGAATCTTATTGTGAAAGAAGAGGTTGATATGCATTTTATGGTTACATGGAGGTTAGGATGGGTAGAAGAATGTTTTCAGGTCTAGTATGAGGAGACTGTCAATGCCATTTTAAGGAGAGATTCAGTAAGTAATTAATGGGGTGGCGGGATTTTAGAATACAGAAGGATAAGAAAacattgcatttctatagcaataACTTCCaaaacttcaggatgtcccaaagtgcttttagCCAATTAAGTATTTATGAAGTACTGGTGCAGTATAGGAaagacagcagccaattcacacacAATAATGAGCAaagtgacaatgaccagataatcagtaTAAGTGATTATGACTGAAAGATAAATATGGACAGAATAACTTCACTGTTCCTTTTAGAAAGAGTCCCATGAATGTATTTTTCAAcaacaaaaacaattttaataTGGTGCCTTTATCAtagcaaaacatttcaaaatgtttcagAGCAACATTACAAAACAGAATTGAGCACCAAAGCCAATATGAAGGATGACCAAAATGTCTTAAGGAATGTCCTAAGGGGGACGGAGAAGTGGAATGAAGATTTATGGAAGATGAGAAAATCAAGAAAGTTTGAAAACAAGGAAGAGAATTCTAAAATCAAAGCACTGCCTAACTGGGAGTTAATATACGTCATGAATGACAATGGTTAATGTTCTAAAagaagaaaagagaaatagagaaacTGTTTTgggagggaactccagagttTAGAGTTTTGTAGCTGTGGAGAAATTCAATTCAAGAATAGTGAAGAGGCCAGAAGTGGAAGAGCATTATAAAGGCTGAATAAATTATACAGAGAGGGAAGTTCAATTGCACAGAAGGATTTGTAAACAAGGAGATCTTTAAAAACAAAGTGTCACTTAACCAGAAGCCAATATTGGCCAGCAAGCAGAGAGCATATAGGTGAATGGGACTTCATGCAAGTTAGGACATGGCCAGCAGATGTATCAGAGGGTCAAACAGCAGAGGTTGgccaggagtgcaatggaagagTCATGTTCTTGTGGTTAAAAGAGGTGCCAATGAGGGTTTCAACAGAAGTTGAGCTGAGACAGGCTGAAATAAAGCAACATTACAGTGGTTGAAGGGGCATTCTTGATATTGACACAGATACGTGGTCCGATGCTCAACTCACAGGTTAAATGTCTCACATGGTTAGAAGTAGTCTTGTTCAGTTTCAGACAGATCCCAGGAAGAGCAATAGATTGACTACCTGGGAAGGCAGGTTGTGATCAGGACCAAAGACAACAGCTTTGCTGCCCCAATATTCAGTTGGGAAAAATTGGTTCCCATTCAGTTCTGGATGTGAGACATGCAGTGAGGCAATTCAGAGAGAGTGAGGGTCATTTGTCCATCACATTAGAGAGAGCTATCTTACCCTTTATGCACTATTTATCCacttgcattttaaaaacaaacatggaTTCTACTTCCAAGCAATTGACTCCAAGATGGGAATATGTTTCTTTGGATATAAGAACCACAGCTGCATTCAGTAAACTGAAACCGTGTACAATCTCTGCAGGGCCTTCTTACTCCTGCCCTTGGAATAAAGACCAACTTTCCATTCCTCTTCCTATTAGCAATATTTGCACGTTTACTCTTTCATCTTGAACTAATACACTAAGATCTCTCTATACATCAATATACtactgatagatttctgggcacCAAGCAATATGAGGATTGGACAAGAAAGGGAACCTGAAGCACAGAATCGACAAttatcttattgagtggcagagcagactcaaacaATTGTACAGACCACTCCTACATCTATTTCTTATGTCATGAAAGTGGTATTGGGTTGGTATTCCATTGTTCAAAGTCATTGTCCACCTACCCTTCAAATTCACCTGTTACAAGTTCCAAGACTaaaagacaaacacacacacacacacacacacacacacacacacacacacacacacacacacacacacacacacacacacacacacacacacacacacacacacacacacacacacacacacacacacacacacacacacacacacacacacacacacacactgaatggTCAAACTGTTTCTTCAGGGCAAAGAGCCAAGAGCCACCTGCGAAGGTTAAGGGTAATTGTCTTTTGTCAAGTATAAAACTGGCTGGAGTTTCCAGCTAAGGCACAAACAAGGCTTCAGTTCCAATTCTTAACTTGTtgctaaaatgaaaaataatgatggATACATTTAGCTTAAACCTATACATTATAAGTGGAAAATGAACTTTTAACTTAAGGGCAAACTCTTGGTTTCTGACATATAGTTTTGAAATTTGCAAACACCATCTGAAATACAGAACTCTCTGTACAGCTGATTTGCATATTAGAGAAGGGagattttcatagagtcatagagagaaacagcatagaaacaggtccttcagtccactgactccgtgtcaaccatcaactacccatccacaccaatcccatttttattctccccacattcacatcaactccccacagatgctaccactTAACttcatactaggggcaatttacaatgtccaattaatctaccaacttgcacatttttgggaggaaactggagtacctaagaatgtgcaaactgcacacagacagcacccaaggtcataACTGaaacctggtctctggcactgtgaggcagtgcacctaccagctgcacctctgtgccatCAGTTTAAAAAGGATTTGAGAAGaagttctttattagtcactgaaTATTCTTTGATTGctagaatacaaaaaaaaagtcagacttTGTAACTTtaatatgtgtagaatgcctggGTATAGTTCAGTGCCAGTGATTCCACACTTGAGAATTTTGGTCATGATGTCAGGAGGAAATGCCAACAAGAGAAAAGGTAGTTCCTCAAAACGAAGGAGAGCAAACTGTAATGTGTGTAATCACGGGACACTTTTGGCCAAACCCAAACAGCCATTCAAGCCCTGCATTGGCGGAGGACCAAGGGCAGATTGCCTGCCACAGCCTGCAGAGCTTTAGACTGAGAAAGTGAGAACATATTTCAAAAGGGAGATCGAGGGGTTAAGTTTTAAAGGTATCAAGAACTGAGTCTGACAACACTAATAATTTTAAAGCATTACAAATCATACAGAAGTGCTGTACATGTTCAAAATCAATGGTTTACGAGTAGTAATCTAATAATGAATGGATTAATTCTTTTGCAAAAGTATCAGAGAGTTTTAGATAAATAGCAGAGAGGTGCCAGTAATATGGAACTATAAATGATTTCACtatttttgtatttcattttttACGTGCTTTCTTTAATCAATAGTTAAATGTAAAAATCTACGGTGGATTTTGATTATAGTTTACTTTTTCTTAGGTTGCTTTGTGTCCCTTTGCTATACAAACAGTTTCTCAAATAAATATTGTTGGTGCACATGTATTGCATTTTAGTATCTGTGGgatgagtttttattttgataaagTTACAGTTACAGCTTCAGATGAAACAGAATTCCATCATGATGTGAAATCCACTTGAAGAGTGCTGAAGGTCTATTGGGCACTTCAAAAAGTTTATCTACAACTCTTGGAAATAAAGACCCTCTACACAGTCTGTATACATTTGAAAGTCAATGACTAAATTGCCATCTACAGTAGattacactcagtctttttccttttgaaatagtaatgtaaaatattttgattcATATTCCTTGCACTCATGAGCTAACTAcagtaaaatattcatttgagCTATAATCTGTTTAAATTAATACTTCACTGGAGAATGCTGATATTTCTATCAATCTTAATTGACAACTTCCATAGACATTGAGCCACACGCTTTAGCTACAACTGAAATAACATTGTGAAAGGACGCTTTTCTATGTTACGTCTTTGTAACAAGTGAAAGAACTACATATTAATGCTTCCATGTGTAAGTTTTCAAAAATCAAACATAGGTCATTTCAATTTCAAGTTTCATTGTAAATAATGAACATTAATTTGTGAACtcaaatcattttcaaaaagAATCATGTTATCATTCaaatacattaaatattttataagGTGTTGTGACAAGCTATGAGAGCCGCTGAACTCAAAAGATGTGTAGCCAGCTACCTATTTAAATATGTAATCAAACACATCTCATAAATGCCTCTGACAATGAAACATGGAATCTACTTAAGACAGAAATCTCTGATGCATCATAATCCCTACACAGAACACCAAAGGTACTTAGGGAAATCTGTGAGGTATTTAATGGTACAAAATCTCAGTTGTTCACAGCTAACAAGTGCAGACAAACTATCAGACATTTTCATATTAAGTGAGGATCTACAAAATTAAACATCATGTGTGACATGGGAGCACTCGATAATCTAATTGCCAACACGGTTTACCTGCAAGCCAGGAAAAGTGTGGATGGAGATATCAAGGAAATGCGAAAGAGACGACAAAGTTTGTTCCTACCGAGCCATGCACAATGTGTTTCAGTGAAGCAAAATATTGATATTGAATACGAGAGTGTGTGTGAACAACAACCAATTGGAAAAATGTTGTTCCATCAGCTTACAGCAACAGTCCCAGAATATCAGGTTGCTGTTGACTTCATAAATGAAGTTTTCAACTTTTACCTTGCTGAGAATGGAGTAAAGGAGAACCTGCGACAGAACATTGTAACTAATTTTCTGAAGCCTGATTCAAAAAATTACCTGTCCTTCCTCAGCCAAGAACTGGCTGATAAGTGTAAAACTGCTGCAGAAAAGGAGTCTGAGGAACTCCTGGCTCTGGTTGAATCAGAAGCTAAAGCATTCCTCAAGGGACAAGCTTTCCAGGACTTTCTAAACAGCCCATTTTTTGACAAATTCTTGCAATGGAAAACCTTTGAACGTCAGCCTataactgaaaaatatttttatcaattCAGAGTTTTAGGCaaaggaggatttggagaggtaAGGTCCTTGTTATGTAGAACATTAGGTTTGGGGAAAAAATTATAAGAACAGTAATTTTTCTGTATGTTTACATTGAGATATATACATATGttaacatttaaatatattttcaatcaGTTGGAAAACTTGATagcaaataatatttttatttgttgctATTGTATTACTTAACACGCTGGAATCAGCCAAAGAATTGTTTGAAGTTTCAAATAAACTATATCAATCTGCTTTGTTCAGGTGTGTGCCATACAAGTGAAAATATCTGGCAAAATGTATGCATGTAAACAGTTAGACAAGAAACGATTAAAAAAGAAGCATGGAGAAGAAATGGCCCTCCTTGAGAAAGAAATCTTGGAAAAGGTTAACAGCCGATTTATTGTTAATCTAGCTTATGCTTATGAAACCAAGAGCCATCTCTGCTTggtcatgaccttgatgaatggagGAGACCTGAAATTTCACATTTATAACATCGGTGAAAAGGGAATTGAAATGAACCGTGCAATATTTTACACAGCCCAGATTACCTGTGGAATTTTGCACCTGCATTCTCAGAATATTGTGTACCGTGACATGAAGCCTGAAAATGTCTTATTGGATGACAATGGAAACTGCAGGCTCTCAGATCTGGGGCTTGCAGTCAGAATTAAGGAGGGCAAAGCCATTAACCATAAAGTAAGTACGAACATGCAATGTTGACACACACAGAATTATTGTGGTCTAGAAATCTGTAAATCTCATAATGGCATCAGGTAAAAGCCAGTCACAAACATCCTAATAAAGATCCCATTATGTTGTTAAATCAGCTGATAAGAGGAATTCACTAAACACATTATTAGTCTTAAAATGCTTTCTGAAGTGTAGCCATATGAAAAATGCATAGAGGCTCAGTTTTTGCAGCGGGAAAAGTAGCAAGTTGGGCAGCAACTTGGCAtaccattcatagaacatagagcagtacagcacagtatgggcccttcagcccatgatgttgtgctgaacaatataaaccttatccacattcaatctctccctctctctacttcacctcccataaccctctatttttctttcatccatgtgcctatctctctTAAATGACCCCATTGTATCGgctcctaccaccacccccagcagtgcattccaggcagccaccaccctctgtgtaaaacctacctgacatctcccctgaacttttctccacataccttaaatgggtgacctctagtattggccattaccgccctggggaaaaggtgctggctgtccactctatctatgcctctcataatcttatacacctccatcaagttgcctctcatcctccgtcgctccaaagagaaaagccctaactcgatcaacctctcctcattagacatgttctccaatccaagcagcattcttgtaaatctcctctgcaccctctacaaagctaccacatccttcctataatgtggtgaccagaatcttatagagctgtaacattacctctcggttcttgaactcaatcccctggctaatgaaggccaacacatcatatgccttcttcaccaccttgcatggcaactttgagggatctatgtacttggaccccaagatccctctgttcctccacactgctaagaatcttgccattaaccatgtactctgcattCATGTAAAGTAAAATGCGTAAATCAGTAAATGGCTTCCTGAGTTTAAACCTCACAGATTTATAGACATTAAAACCCAAAGGCATAACATTGTAgtacaccccacccaccccttgaAATATCAAATAAACACACAAGAAAAAACTAAGGCTTCTCCAGTGGTGTAAGGCAATTTTTACCAATGTTTaccagggcggcacggtagcgtagcagttagtgtgacactattacagcaccagcgatcagggttcaattcccgtcgctgtctgtaaggagtttgtacgttctcccgtgtctgcatgggtttcctccgggtgctccggtttcctcccacattgcaaagacgtacgggtaagttaatttgggtttaaaatgggcggcgtggactcgttgggccagaagggcctgttaccacgctgtaaataaaatttaaaatttgaaaaaattTATCAACTGATGTCTTTGGCactgaatatttaatttaaaaagttcaAGATTCATCTTTTAAATTGTAATTATTGCTGGTGATTTTAAAAACAACTTATTTTACTTGTCTCTTTTTTACTTTTGTATCTTTTATCTCTACcttactttctctctccctctctttatgtcattttctttccaactttattttattttctgtactttttccataattatttttttatattcattctatggccgtgggcttcacaggctgagcctgtggttaattgcccatccttaattgcccttgagtaggtggtggtgagctgagtcctcgaactgctgcaatccttgagGTTTgcgtatacccacaatgctattgCAACTGTTATtctggtccatgaatccatgaacactacgtcactattccttttcttttttgcacgatttattcattttgtaatttacagtaatttcatgtctttgcactgtactgctgccgcaaagcaaatttcatgacatataaatcagtgataataaaccagattctgattaaGACCCTGCATGACTCAGTAAGGATTCTTCAGTCTGGTTGAATGCAGAGATACACTATTGCTTTCGCTGCTCACACAGGCTCCAGATCCCCTGTACAGGATGCTACATTGAAATGACACCCATTTGTTGTAAGCTGCtccacaaaaaaaatctgtgggcTGTTATATAAACATTAGATGGCCGGTGACTAAAAAATCAAGATCATTATTATTAATGCAATGTCTGTTCATTATTAACATAAACTCTTCTGCCCTTGCTACCATTATCATAATAATAATATTCAATTAATTATTGTCTTATAAAGTGTCAGCCAATTTCACAGTTTGAACACTCattaaaaattattaacaaaTCACCATTCTATTGAATGCAATTATAATACCTGCCAAAAATGTTATGTGTACTGTAATTGAATATCCTGACTAAGCTTTTCAATAAAGCTAAATATTGTAAAGTTACAGAACATTCATGTTTGATTCACCATTGTTGACGGTTGGAACTCTAGCCTTAATCTCAATTCGGAAAATTACTGCAATTCAATTAATGCAATTTATTTTGGAATCAATCATTGTCATCAACTGGTTCAGCATAGAATCCTCTTAATTCTATTTAAGCTTCTTCACCTGTGTAAACACGAGCATTGTTTCTTTCAATCCACACATCCAAAACAATGAACAAATAGATGAAAAAATGTTCCCTTTTAATAACCACACAAACATCAATAATGTGTAACATTAATTTGCAGCTCATTGGGTAAGAGTTAAGAGATCATCAGTGTTCTCTTAATTGAAAACGTAGGTGTAGAAACATGTCTTCTGTCACGTATAGGAGACATGTGATCCAATAGTATTTGTGGACTGTACTTGTCAACTACCAACATTTGAACACATTCAATGCGAATagttggggatgaatttctatccTAGGAACAGTAATAATTAAGTGGAAATGTACAACAAGACTATAATAAGGCAGATGTTGCAATGAGTTTATAGGTCAGAGGGTTTATAGAAGGATGATCATTCGGGAAAGACCATGGAGCTGTGGGGCACAAACTGACAGAGGAAAAGGATCACTGGAGCAAAGTTAGAGAAGGGGAATAAACAGAAGATGAATAAAATCAAacacaatggaaaagcaaaagtAGAAAAAGTGAAAAATCTGTAGACTATAATCATGTATTCGAAAATGAAATGCAGTAAATAATAAATTTTGCAAAATAATTGCCTTTGTAATTTGCAGCAAGACTGTTTTGTTTTAGCAGATAATAACAGCAATATTTTAAAGCGTAGGCTGATTTTGTTTCAGCTACTTGCACCAATGACTCATCTTTATTCTTCCACTCTGAAAATGGCACTCCTATTATGAATTTTCTCAAATCCGAACACATTTTTTTTGAACTGCTTGAGCCTCAATCCATCAAATGACACATTTTGTACCTTTTTATGTTACTGCGTTGTAATCACAGCCTGTCAATAATAACACAATAACTCAAAAATATCTCTGTAGAACACAGGTGTCCTTCCAGTGTACCTACATTATCCAGTTATTGGTTGATAAACAATTCAGTTGAGAATATAccataaataaattttaattcgACGAATGCAATAATGCTTTTGCCTTTATTTATGTACTTAAAAtgttctttgtttttttaatactTCAGGCTGGAACTAATGGTTATATGGCTCCAGagattttaaaagaagaaaagtaCACATATTCTGTGGACTGGTTTGCTCTAGGATGCAGCATTTACGAAATGATTGCAGGCAGAACTCCTTTCAAGGATTACAAGGAAAAGGTCAGTAAAGATGAAGTGAAAAGGAGAACATTGGAAGATGAAGTGAAATACGAGCACCCTAAGTTCACAGAAGAGTCAAAGGACATCTGCCAACTGCTTTTGGCAAAAAACTCAGAAGAACGCTTGGGCTGCAGGTAAGGATCTTGAAACACATAGTCAGATCTGTGAGTCATTTTACTTTCCATTGCGTTGATCTGCAACAAAAATTTTAATATGATTGTTATTCTAAAATATGTCTAATATGCCACAATAACTACAATGATGCAAGCTGTGAAAGCTGGTGTTTGAGAGAAGTTGCCTTTTTAATACCTAAAATAATACATAAATACTATCATTTCAGGACATTTCATTATGAAGTGGAAAATATAAATTCAGGAATTTAAATCAATCTACAGTGTTTGCAGATCAATCCACTACTCATTTTCTGatcaaattatatttaattatacATACACTATCACTTAGTGTTTATATTCATGTAATTTTCCTTTGCAATCCctgtctgaaattggaaaatgggTTCAGATTAACTACACCAACAAAGACTAGTATCTGGACCTTACCAaattctctccacctcccccactaAGATGGCATGTGTGCTCCTGCCCCATAAGAATATAagtagactattcagcccattgatcctGTTCCATATTAAATTAaccttttttaatatatttattcattttacaggatGTATCTGATACTGGAATTGTAAATATTTATTGCCCTTCATTAACTGCTCTAGAGAAGGTAGCAGTGGTGAActcccttcttgaactgctgttctTCTTCTAATGAAGGCATTCGCACGGTGCTGTTGAGCAGAGAGCTTCAGGATTTAGACTCTATGATGAtaaaggaatggcgatatatttccaagccaggacaGTATGTGACTTGAaaggaacatgcaggtggtggttCCCCTATGtacttgctgtccttgtcctgCTTGGCGGCAGAGATCATGGATtatggaggtgctgtcagagtcgCTTAGGtaaataactgcagtgtattttataggtgatacacactgcagctatgGTGTGTTGGTGGCAGAGGGAATCCATATTTAGGCTGCTGGATTTGGTGCCAGTCAatcaagctgctttgtcctgcacaatgtcaaatttcttgagtgttgtaagagctgcattcatccagtgtTGTGGgttttccattgcactcctgacttaTGTCTTGTAGATGGCTGTGTGGTCTCAGGAGatgaatcactcactgcaggatacccagcctacTCTTGTAGCCGCAAAGTTTACGTGGCTGGTACAATTGAATCTCTGGTCAGCAGTGTAGTACAAGTTGTCAATAGTAGgagctcagtgatggtaatgccattgaatatcaatgaCAGTTAGTTAGATTCTCCCTTGTTTGAGATAGTCTTTGCCTTGCACTTGTTTGCCACTTATTAGCCTATGCTGGAATTTTGTTTGGATCTTGCTCCACATAGGCATAAACAGATTCATCTTCTTAGAAATTGTGATGGAATTTACTGGATTAGAAGATGCCCATTCACCAGCTTAATGAGGGGTCCTTGATGCCACTCTCTTCCTAATGCTGACCTGATGTTAAGGATGGTTACTCTCACCTGACCCCAGGAACTTAGCTCTTTGGCCCCTATTTGTATTGAGATCTGGAGCCATGTATGGAGATCCTAGCAAAATCCAAGCTGGGCATTGGTGAGCTGGTTGATTGATAAGTGTTATTTGACAGAACTGGTAACTCCTTCCATCCCTTTGTAAATGAGAGAGTAATGAGTGGTAATTGGCCAGTTGAACTTATTCTGCTTTTTGTGGATGTCACATCTGGGTAATTTTCCATAGTGTTGGACAGGTTTTTATCTTGTACTAAAACAGCTTGGCTAGTTCTGGAACGCAtgtcttcagtaccacagctgaGATATTGATGGTGGCCCAATGGCTTTAGCTGTATTCAATAATGTCTGCTTTTTCTCACTGTCATAAAGGGTGAATTGAAATGTCTGAgcactggcttctgtgatggtggggatccagGGAGAAGGATCACCCAATTCAGGCAAAAGATGCTTTTAAACTCTTTATCTAGCCTTTTTCAGTACATGCAGGGCTCTGGTATCATTGAGGATGGAGACATAAATGGATTCTCCTCTTTTTGTCCATCACCAGCCAGAGAACCACAGAATGGtcgcagcacagaaggaggtcattcagcccatcatatctgcaCTGGTTGTCAACCAGAGCAAATCTGTAGTTTCACTGACTGGTTCTGTCTCCATAGCCTTACAAGACTTCCTCCACCATATATTGATCCAATCCCCTCTCGAGGACCTCAACAGAACCTGCCTTCATCACATCTGCAGGCAAAACATTTGAGATTCCAACCACTGCATAAAAAGGTTTTTCTTCAGGTCGCCCTTAATTCTCTTCCGCTTTATTTCATATCTATGACCTCTTGTCCTTAACCCCTCCACCAGAGAGAGCAAACTCCTGGTAGCAACTCTGTCTAgacccatgattttatacacttctatcaaatctcccctcatcagTCCCAACCTCATTAATCTGTCCTTGTGACCGTTGTTCCCCTTTCCAGAGACCCTTCTCATAAATCACTAAAGCATTCGCATCTTTCCTACAATGtggtgaacagaattgaacaaAATACCCCATGTGAGGCCAAACCAGTGCACTATAAAGGTTCAGTGCGACTTCCCCGTTTTACTACTCTGTGCATCCATTGACAAAGACCAAAATTCAGTGTGTTTTATTAACCaccttctcaacctgccctgccactttcaatgatttgtgcactcGTGCCCCCAGGTCACTCTGCACCTGCACCTGTTCATGTCCTGCTGCAATCTAAGGTTTTCCTGCCTGCAGTTCACACTATTGCCAAGTTCTGtgccatccacaaatttagaGGTTGTGGTTTGCAACCTCTAGTCTAAACCATCATGATAGATGAAATAAAGCAATGATCCTAACATCGATCCCTGGGGAATGCCTCCAGACTATAAAACACTTTAACCACTACTTTCTGTTGACTTAATCAACTTTGTTTCCTTATCCATCTTTGACCTGATACCATGGGATTCAGTTAGGACTCCCAGGGCCACACCACTGCACTGTCACCTCCAGTGGATCTGGTCTGCCAATGAAAACAGGATATACCCAGGGCCTGAGATGAAAAAGTGTGTGGCATTGGCTATGAGGTATGCCGATGTCAGGTAGTTGTTTGACTGGTCTCTCCCAATTTCGACTTATCTCCAGGTATTTGATAGGAGGATTTTGCAGATTTTGCCTTTCCCATCTTCAAATTTGGTGCTTAGGTCAGGA is from Pristis pectinata isolate sPriPec2 chromosome 6, sPriPec2.1.pri, whole genome shotgun sequence and encodes:
- the LOC127571564 gene encoding rhodopsin kinase grk7-a-like, which gives rise to MCDMGALDNLIANTVYLQARKSVDGDIKEMRKRRQSLFLPSHAQCVSVKQNIDIEYESVCEQQPIGKMLFHQLTATVPEYQVAVDFINEVFNFYLAENGVKENLRQNIVTNFLKPDSKNYLSFLSQELADKCKTAAEKESEELLALVESEAKAFLKGQAFQDFLNSPFFDKFLQWKTFERQPITEKYFYQFRVLGKGGFGEVCAIQVKISGKMYACKQLDKKRLKKKHGEEMALLEKEILEKVNSRFIVNLAYAYETKSHLCLVMTLMNGGDLKFHIYNIGEKGIEMNRAIFYTAQITCGILHLHSQNIVYRDMKPENVLLDDNGNCRLSDLGLAVRIKEGKAINHKAGTNGYMAPEILKEEKYTYSVDWFALGCSIYEMIAGRTPFKDYKEKVSKDEVKRRTLEDEVKYEHPKFTEESKDICQLLLAKNSEERLGCRGENDDPRKHSFFKSINFQRLEAGLIEPPFVPDPSTVYCKDLGDIADFSEVQGIDIVEKDKQFYKKFATGAVTIPWQEEMIECGLYDELNDPTRKQSKANGTEEAKSGVCIIL